Proteins encoded within one genomic window of Oncorhynchus mykiss isolate Arlee chromosome 27, USDA_OmykA_1.1, whole genome shotgun sequence:
- the LOC110508017 gene encoding uncharacterized protein LOC110508017 yields the protein MDPLYEKTFSGEHVSIKILKTKTLLRDHKYLHKNIPRYPENVEFHISKVSHVTNKAGLDGILPDGFKGGQRRGAFMWWDLNIDDIIITEAEKRYLDRQFPNRHSSSLQTEERQPQVSFLKKFTTSPVFQKGSRYGNFKFTFPLEDLMQMYTEQICEKMKPVLRVYETVVYKQEIMYAVVVHSPKETQFDKYPLLEGAEAMCSYREGTIVWNAQAVSETHNYELIIKANMIKAKKVKAGTHQFFVWDHVTLAFHMPHGTAIRVDRKDLIESLKACDSVEPLYRKADPVMSCETAAIIVDSHNVEKLALTSKQPNHGVL from the coding sequence atgGACCCCCTATATGAGAAAACATTCTCAGGTGAACATGTGAGTATAAAGATATTGAAAACGAAAACATTATTACGAGATCATAAATACCTTCATAAAAACATCCCGAGGTACCCTGAAAATGTGGAATTCCACATATCCAAAGTTTCCCATGTTACTAACAAAGCAGGCCTGGATGGGATCCTGCCAGATGGATTTAAGGGTGGACAAAGAAGAGGTGCTTTCATGTGGTGGGATCTTAACATTGACGACATCATTATCACGGAAGCTGAGAAGCGCTACCTTGACAGGCAGTTCCCTAACAGGCACTCCTCAAGTCTACAAACTGAAGAGAGGCAACCTCAGGTATCATTCCTGAAAAAGTTTACCACCTCCCCTGTCTTCCAAAAAGGATCTCGGTATGGGAACTTTAAGTTCACCTTCCCCTTGGAGGATCTCATGCAGATGTACACAGAGCAGATCTGTGAAAAAATGAAGCCTGTCCTGAGAGTCTATGAAACTGTGGTTTACAAGCAGGAGATCATGTATGCAGTGGTTGTCCACAGTCCAAAGGAGACACAGTTTGATAAGTACCCACTTCTTGAAGGTGCTGAAGCTATGTGTAGCTATAGAGAGGGCACAATTGTCTGGAACGCACAGGCTGTGTCTGAGACCCACAACTATGAATTGATCATAAAGGCCAATATGATCAAAGCCAAAAAGGTTAAAGCTGGCACACATCAGTTTTTTGTGTGGGATCATGTGACACTAGCATTTCACATGCCTCATGGCACTGCCATACGTGTTGATAGGAAGGACCTGATTGAAAGCCTCAAAGCATGTGATAGTGTTGAACCTTTGTATAGGAAAGCAGACCCAGTGATGTCATGTGAAACAGCAGCAATCATTGTTGATTCTCATAATGTTGAAAAACTGGCTCTAACTAGCAAACAACCTAATCATGGAGTACTATAG